From the genome of Helicobacter sp. 12S02232-10, one region includes:
- a CDS encoding heme-binding protein: MLHRGLLIAILSVGFSIAQTLPKEPVLSLDVALKIAQNALKQCKNDGYKIAVNVLNKSGVVLVALRDQDAGPHTIEGSYKKAFTSVSTKTPTSVFAKKIEKNEMSSGLVNLSKNFVFASGGLPIKSENTTIGAIGVSGAPQGDLDEKCAQIGIDSVQKDLE; this comes from the coding sequence ATGCTACACAGAGGTTTATTGATTGCGATATTATCAGTAGGTTTTAGCATTGCTCAAACTCTTCCAAAAGAACCGGTATTGAGTTTAGATGTTGCTTTGAAAATAGCTCAAAATGCATTGAAACAATGTAAAAACGATGGTTATAAAATTGCTGTAAATGTTTTGAACAAATCTGGTGTGGTTCTTGTTGCCCTCCGAGATCAAGACGCAGGTCCTCACACAATTGAGGGAAGCTATAAAAAAGCTTTTACCTCTGTTTCAACCAAAACCCCGACTTCTGTTTTTGCTAAAAAAATAGAAAAAAATGAAATGTCTTCTGGGTTGGTCAATCTCAGCAAAAACTTTGTATTTGCAAGCGGGGGTTTGCCTATAAAATCAGAGAATACCACTATAGGAGCAATAGGTGTAAGTGGTGCTCCACAGGGTGATTTAGATGAAAAATGTGCGCAAATTGGGATTGATAGTGTGCAAAAGGATTTAGAATAA
- a CDS encoding DCC1-like thiol-disulfide oxidoreductase family protein has translation MPELTLYYDGECPICKQYSIFLRIKKTHRLILKDARKSPELKAICEDNHIDINDGIILLSETGEVLQAQKALLYLKNLTTNQNLIYKIFISKSLIGLVYPLLKGFRRLLLKILGKETKIH, from the coding sequence ATGCCTGAATTGACCTTGTATTATGATGGGGAATGCCCGATTTGCAAACAATATTCTATTTTTTTAAGGATCAAAAAAACCCACCGCTTAATCCTTAAAGATGCTAGAAAATCCCCTGAATTAAAAGCTATTTGTGAAGATAACCACATAGATATTAACGATGGTATCATATTGCTTAGTGAGACAGGAGAAGTTTTACAAGCTCAAAAAGCATTGCTTTATCTCAAAAATCTCACCACCAATCAAAATCTGATATATAAAATTTTCATTTCCAAAAGCCTCATTGGATTGGTTTATCCGCTTTTAAAAGGATTTCGAAGGCTATTGTTAAAGATACTTGGAAAAGAAACAAAAATTCATTGA
- a CDS encoding DUF354 domain-containing protein encodes MIWIDIIDPKYALFFKNLIPKLQSLDEVLITTRKSKDYNECAKLLELFEIEAIEVGGYGGASLIGKFESRLQRQKNFLKLFKKIGIPKIFITGASADGTQCAYGLGIPVVQFSDTPLKSEYFSLEKVTLLSRLTLPLSSLIFRPFIVPEICYSALGIPSKNIIAYNFIDVALWLKDLATKKDFREIYHIPKKRPCVLIREEEYKAHYVEKKLTIIYESIALLASKTDANLILMPRYGSKQLKKDFGNLKNVFILEDKLLPNQFYPFIDVLIGGGGTMNLEACYLGIPTISTRSLFLFHDKYLLDNDLMKHCKTPQEVCNEVKKLLDSKIQKDVLKSKAQKLFEPDNADFDGIFKEIKARFYA; translated from the coding sequence TTGATTTGGATTGATATTATTGACCCTAAATATGCTTTATTTTTTAAAAACCTCATCCCCAAGCTCCAATCCTTAGACGAAGTACTCATCACTACAAGAAAAAGCAAAGATTACAATGAATGCGCAAAGCTTTTAGAACTTTTTGAAATAGAAGCCATTGAAGTTGGAGGCTATGGCGGGGCAAGTTTGATAGGAAAATTTGAATCAAGATTACAGAGACAAAAAAATTTTTTAAAGCTCTTTAAAAAAATCGGTATTCCAAAAATTTTTATCACAGGTGCAAGTGCAGATGGAACGCAGTGTGCCTATGGATTAGGAATTCCTGTTGTCCAATTTTCTGACACACCTCTTAAAAGCGAATATTTTTCTTTAGAAAAAGTTACCCTGCTTTCTCGCCTCACATTGCCTCTAAGCTCACTCATCTTTCGCCCCTTTATTGTTCCTGAAATTTGTTATAGTGCGCTTGGAATACCTTCAAAAAATATTATCGCATACAATTTTATTGATGTAGCATTGTGGCTAAAAGATTTAGCCACAAAAAAAGATTTTAGAGAAATCTATCATATCCCCAAAAAAAGACCCTGCGTTTTAATCCGTGAAGAAGAATACAAAGCCCATTACGTCGAAAAAAAATTGACAATTATCTATGAAAGTATTGCCTTGCTTGCTTCAAAAACAGATGCGAATTTAATTTTAATGCCCCGCTATGGAAGCAAACAATTAAAAAAAGACTTTGGCAATTTAAAAAATGTCTTTATCCTAGAAGATAAACTCTTGCCAAATCAATTTTATCCCTTTATAGATGTTCTCATCGGGGGAGGGGGCACGATGAATTTGGAAGCTTGTTATTTAGGAATTCCAACCATCTCCACTCGATCTTTATTCTTATTTCACGACAAATATCTTTTGGACAACGACTTGATGAAACATTGCAAGACACCTCAAGAAGTTTGTAACGAAGTAAAAAAACTTTTGGATTCAAAAATACAAAAAGATGTTTTAAAATCAAAAGCTCAAAAATTATTTGAACCTGATAATGCTGATTTTGATGGTATTTTTAAAGAAATAAAAGCAAGATTTTATGCCTGA
- a CDS encoding class 1 fructose-bisphosphatase encodes MTKDFIPLLQKCSLQIQDLLKTTPACYLNTTNTSGDAQLQIDVAADKIIEKELMGSKFIAGLCSEEKSEAIFKDTGSYLVAYDPLDGSSIIDSNLSVGSIFGIYEKEFKASALVASAYVVYGPKLEFVFADDKLTHFIYNTNGWEEKNLATLKTQGKINAPGGTQKNWDPKHKKLIESLFEEGYRLRYSGGMVPDLHQILIKGGGLFSYPATLDSPKGKLRKLFEVFPFAFIYEKAGGEAIDGKKRLLELEIQSLHESTPCFFGSKNEIEKVRKYYE; translated from the coding sequence ATGACAAAAGATTTTATCCCTTTATTGCAAAAATGTTCCCTTCAAATCCAAGATCTTTTAAAAACAACTCCTGCTTGCTATTTAAACACTACAAATACAAGTGGGGATGCGCAATTACAAATTGATGTTGCAGCCGATAAAATCATTGAAAAAGAACTGATGGGATCAAAATTCATAGCAGGTCTTTGCAGTGAGGAAAAATCTGAGGCGATTTTTAAAGACACTGGTTCATATTTGGTTGCTTATGATCCGCTCGATGGATCTTCAATCATCGATTCGAATTTAAGCGTCGGATCTATTTTTGGCATTTATGAAAAAGAATTTAAAGCAAGTGCTCTAGTGGCAAGTGCATATGTCGTCTATGGACCCAAGCTTGAATTTGTATTTGCAGATGACAAATTAACTCATTTTATTTACAATACAAACGGCTGGGAAGAAAAAAATCTTGCAACACTCAAAACTCAAGGCAAAATCAACGCTCCTGGAGGCACTCAAAAAAATTGGGATCCAAAGCACAAAAAACTCATAGAATCTCTTTTTGAAGAAGGTTATCGTTTGAGATATTCAGGTGGTATGGTTCCTGATTTGCATCAAATACTCATCAAAGGTGGAGGATTATTCAGCTATCCTGCGACTTTAGATTCCCCAAAAGGAAAACTAAGAAAACTCTTTGAGGTATTTCCCTTTGCATTCATCTATGAAAAAGCTGGAGGAGAAGCCATAGATGGGAAAAAGCGACTTCTTGAGCTTGAAATTCAAAGCTTACACGAAAGCACGCCTTGTTTTTTTGGCTCCAAAAATGAAATAGAAAAAGTGAGAAAATATTATGAGTGA
- the rpe gene encoding ribulose-phosphate 3-epimerase yields the protein MLVAPSILSADFLNLGSEVSSICEAGCDYVHIDVMDGHFVPNLTIGPVVVEKVAAIASKPLDIHLMVKNATFFVDLFVPCNPEFISVHIEEEKHLHRLISYIRNQGIRPSVVLNPHTSEDLLKYILPDIDMVLVMSVNPGFGGQKFILSMIEKVRNVKNIILAKNPNCLIEVDGGVSDKNIASLKQAGADIVVAGSYVFGSSDYKKAISSLR from the coding sequence ATGCTTGTTGCTCCAAGTATTTTATCAGCGGACTTTTTAAATCTGGGTTCAGAGGTCAGTTCAATTTGTGAAGCGGGGTGTGATTATGTGCATATTGATGTGATGGATGGACATTTTGTGCCTAATCTGACGATTGGTCCTGTTGTGGTTGAAAAGGTTGCTGCGATTGCTTCTAAGCCTTTGGATATTCATTTGATGGTTAAAAATGCTACATTTTTTGTGGATTTGTTTGTTCCTTGCAATCCTGAATTTATAAGCGTGCATATTGAAGAGGAAAAACATCTCCATCGCCTAATCTCTTATATCAGAAATCAGGGGATACGTCCAAGCGTGGTTTTAAACCCGCATACAAGTGAAGATTTACTCAAATATATTTTGCCTGATATTGATATGGTTTTAGTGATGAGCGTGAATCCGGGATTTGGAGGACAGAAATTTATTCTTAGTATGATTGAAAAAGTCCGAAATGTTAAAAATATTATTCTTGCTAAAAATCCAAATTGCCTCATTGAAGTTGATGGGGGAGTGAGTGATAAAAATATTGCTTCACTCAAACAAGCAGGGGCAGATATAGTGGTGGCAGGCAGTTATGTGTTTGGCAGCAGCGATTATAAAAAAGCGATTTCTTCTTTGCGATGA
- a CDS encoding 3'-5' exonuclease — protein sequence MNYSELYDRLKVAPINKEEFLNRLANIEGLYADSETGLEILKSCGFPLRQEDENIILTTSKTKWKEQVFCFVDIETTGAKPDISSIIEIGALKYQGGQTIGKFESFVYAKEIPEKITELTGISAKTIQNAPKVSEVLRKFKEFLGESVFVAHNVNFDYGFISYHMDKIGLNQILNPKICTIDLARRTILSPRYSLGFLNLFLGINIPVSHRAYADALSASKVFEICLYSLPKRIISTQDLIDFSKGKKNF from the coding sequence ATGAATTATTCTGAGCTTTATGACAGACTGAAAGTAGCCCCGATAAATAAAGAGGAGTTTTTAAATCGTTTGGCTAATATTGAGGGGCTTTATGCAGACTCTGAAACAGGGCTTGAAATATTAAAATCGTGCGGCTTTCCTTTGAGGCAAGAGGATGAAAATATAATTTTGACTACATCAAAAACAAAATGGAAAGAACAAGTTTTTTGTTTTGTAGATATTGAAACTACTGGAGCAAAGCCTGATATTTCTTCGATTATTGAAATTGGAGCATTGAAGTATCAAGGCGGTCAAACGATAGGTAAATTTGAAAGCTTTGTTTATGCCAAAGAAATTCCGGAGAAAATTACTGAACTCACTGGCATTAGTGCCAAAACAATCCAAAATGCCCCAAAAGTCTCTGAAGTCTTGAGAAAATTTAAGGAATTTTTGGGAGAGAGCGTTTTTGTAGCACATAATGTAAATTTTGATTATGGCTTCATCAGCTATCATATGGATAAGATTGGACTAAATCAGATTTTAAACCCTAAAATATGTACCATTGACTTGGCTCGTAGAACTATCTTGTCTCCAAGGTATTCTTTAGGTTTTTTAAACCTTTTTTTAGGCATCAATATTCCTGTTTCTCACCGAGCATATGCAGATGCTTTGAGTGCTTCAAAGGTTTTTGAAATTTGTTTATATTCGTTGCCTAAGCGCATTATCAGCACGCAAGATTTGATTGATTTTTCAAAAGGGAAGAAAAACTTTTGA